Proteins encoded in a region of the Micropterus dolomieu isolate WLL.071019.BEF.003 ecotype Adirondacks linkage group LG09, ASM2129224v1, whole genome shotgun sequence genome:
- the lratd2a gene encoding protein LRATD2a codes for MGNQMDKLSHLSYAEVPTVDPNGVDTEDGPRIGVSYIFSNDDDELEDGCAVDSTDRDPNQEEKQYDQHDEVECAVYNRDECIYEKSAKSANLEVYSPENLLNKCKAGDLVEFVATGQYPHWAVYVGDFQVVHLHRAEVKNSFLTDASQGRRCRIVNDFYKFKALGPDMVVQNAMEQVGLKDRELSWRNSECFAAWCMFGKREFKMGGEIRIGKQPYRLKIFMSDKHSHVLEFQSLEDMVMEKRRNDHLGRTAVLQELATHFSRVEEIKTHPDSRVSELLAEELSAFKGNSYANISEENVGELICVTLIKVCRNCTQR; via the exons ATGGGGAACCAGATGGACAAGCTGTCACATTTAAGTTATGCAGAAGTTCCTACAGTGGACCCGAACGGCGTGGACACGGAGGACGGTCCACGGATCGGAGTCTCTTATATATTTTCTAACGACGACGACGAGCTGGAGGATGGCTGTGCGGTCGATAGTACAGACAGAGACCCGAATCAGGAAGAGAAACAGTACGACCAGCATGACGAGGTGGAGTGCGCCGTCTATAACAGAGATGAATGCATTTACGAGAAGAGCGCCAAGTCTGCCAACCTGGAGGTTTACTCCCCTGAGAATCTACTAAACAAATGTAAAGCAGGTGACTTGGTGGAGTTTGTGGCTACCGGTCAGTACCCGCACTGGGCTGTTTACGTGGGGGACTTCCAGGTGGTGCACCTGCACAGAGCCGAGGTGAAAAACAGCTTCTTGACAGATGCGAGTCAAGGCAGGAGGTGCAGGATTGTGAACGACTTTTACAAATTCAAGGCTCTGGGTCCAGACATGGTGGTGCAGAACGCGATGGAACAAGTGGGTTTAAAGGACCGGGAGCTGAGCTGGAGAAACTCCGAGTGCTTTGCAGCCTGGTGCATGTTCGGCAAGAGGGAGTTCAAAATGGGTGGGGAGATACGGATAGGCAAACAGCCCTACAGGTTGAAAATATTCATGTCCGACAAACACTCGCACGTGTTGGAGTTTCAGAGTTTGGAGGACATGGTcatggagaagaggaggaacgATCATCTGGGCAGGACAGCCGTGTTGCAGGAGCTGGCCACTCATTTCAGCCGCGTGGAGGAGATAAAAA CTCACCCAGACAGCAGAGTGTCAGAGCTGCTCGCAGAAGAGCTTTCTGCCTTTAAGGGTAATTCTTACGCCAACATATCTGAAGAAAATGTTGGGGAGCTGATCTGTGTTACACTGATCAAAGTCTGTCGTAATTGTACCCAAAGGTAA